The Caballeronia sp. SL2Y3 genome includes a window with the following:
- a CDS encoding AsmA family protein has product MAQARTAGKIGKIAAWFFAILAVLIAVLVIVFLTFDWNRLRPWIDDKVSQAIGRQFQITGDLKVGWRRPPHETGWKRWVPWPRFSAEKITIANPNWARQQHFATLDEIDFQVAVLPLLAHDIVIPNINLVNPSIDIERLKDNRNNWTFKFKQSSEPSTWNLTLGDISLAKGTIGVHDEVTKTQMDIVVDTLGQAVPIGEVMKQQEAASTKSSAEMVGKGGAAKLSKQADAAAASEASAASAAAAAHASAPNPASTSANKSITTKDAPKPPIPPYAFGWTAKGTYNNGKVSGEGKLGGVLAVQDAQRPFPVQADVRLGDTHIAFVGTVTDPAHLAAVDLRLWVQAVSMAHLYTFTGVTLPETPPFATEGRLTGQFREEGNVFHYENFTGRVGGSDINGSLVYAARKPRPLLQGELVSHLLQFSDLAPIIGADSNASKEKRGDAKKQPSAKALPTEEFKTDRWKAIDADVKFTGQRIIKDPKLPITDLYTHVVMKDGVLSLEPLKFGVAGGTFASNIHLDGSDAPLKGKVSAEARHLKLKQLFPTNKTMQSALGEVNGDAALSATGNSPAALAASSNGEVKALITEGTVSRLYMEAAGLNVANVVYEKLFGNRDVNINCAAADFVVTNGVLDSRVFALDTDDAVINVDGTINLKTEDMDLGIHPHTKGFRVFSLRSPLYVKGTFKEPKVGVNVGALAVRGGAAVGLGLINPFAALIPLIAPSNNKPLPCGQMLADIQKPPTAPPAGQKAKAKAAPAYMSSGAAAAGAADKAPKKPAVPGAASAGQYRGS; this is encoded by the coding sequence ATGGCGCAAGCCCGAACCGCCGGAAAAATCGGAAAGATCGCAGCATGGTTCTTCGCCATTCTCGCGGTCCTGATCGCCGTGCTGGTGATCGTGTTCCTGACCTTCGACTGGAACCGGCTGCGGCCCTGGATCGACGACAAGGTCTCGCAGGCGATCGGCCGTCAGTTTCAGATCACGGGCGACCTCAAGGTGGGCTGGCGCCGTCCGCCGCACGAAACGGGCTGGAAGCGGTGGGTTCCGTGGCCGCGCTTCTCCGCCGAGAAAATCACCATCGCGAACCCGAACTGGGCGCGCCAGCAGCACTTCGCCACGCTCGATGAAATCGACTTTCAGGTCGCCGTGCTGCCGCTTCTTGCGCATGACATCGTGATTCCGAACATCAACCTCGTGAATCCGTCCATCGACATCGAACGGCTGAAGGACAATCGCAACAACTGGACGTTCAAGTTCAAGCAGTCGAGCGAGCCTTCGACATGGAACCTGACGCTCGGCGACATTTCGCTCGCCAAAGGCACGATCGGCGTCCATGACGAGGTGACCAAGACGCAGATGGACATCGTTGTCGATACGCTCGGCCAGGCCGTGCCCATCGGCGAAGTGATGAAGCAGCAGGAAGCCGCATCGACGAAATCGTCGGCGGAGATGGTCGGCAAGGGTGGGGCGGCCAAGCTCAGCAAGCAGGCGGATGCGGCGGCGGCATCGGAAGCGTCGGCTGCATCGGCGGCGGCAGCGGCGCATGCCTCGGCGCCGAATCCGGCGAGCACATCCGCGAACAAGAGCATCACGACCAAGGACGCGCCGAAGCCGCCGATTCCGCCGTATGCGTTCGGGTGGACCGCGAAGGGCACGTACAACAACGGCAAGGTCTCGGGCGAAGGCAAGCTCGGCGGCGTCCTGGCGGTGCAAGACGCGCAACGCCCGTTCCCCGTTCAGGCCGATGTGCGGCTCGGCGATACGCATATTGCATTCGTCGGCACCGTGACCGATCCCGCGCATCTCGCGGCGGTCGATCTGCGGCTCTGGGTGCAGGCGGTCAGCATGGCGCATTTATATACGTTCACCGGCGTTACGCTGCCGGAGACGCCGCCTTTCGCTACGGAAGGACGCCTGACCGGACAGTTCAGGGAAGAAGGCAACGTCTTCCACTACGAGAACTTCACCGGGCGCGTGGGCGGCAGCGATATCAACGGTTCGCTCGTCTATGCGGCCAGAAAGCCCCGGCCGCTCTTGCAGGGTGAACTCGTATCGCACCTGCTGCAGTTCTCCGATCTCGCGCCGATCATAGGCGCCGACTCCAACGCAAGCAAAGAGAAGCGCGGCGACGCGAAGAAGCAGCCGTCGGCCAAGGCGCTGCCGACCGAGGAATTCAAAACGGACCGCTGGAAGGCCATCGACGCCGACGTCAAGTTCACCGGCCAGCGCATCATCAAGGACCCGAAGCTGCCGATCACCGACCTCTACACGCATGTCGTAATGAAGGACGGCGTGCTCTCGCTCGAGCCGCTCAAGTTCGGCGTCGCAGGCGGCACGTTTGCATCCAATATTCATCTCGATGGCAGCGATGCGCCGCTGAAGGGCAAGGTGTCGGCGGAGGCGCGGCATCTGAAACTGAAGCAGCTGTTCCCGACCAACAAGACGATGCAATCCGCGCTCGGCGAAGTGAACGGCGATGCCGCGCTGTCCGCGACTGGCAATTCGCCTGCGGCGCTCGCCGCGAGTTCGAACGGCGAGGTGAAGGCGCTGATCACCGAGGGCACGGTGAGCCGGCTCTACATGGAGGCGGCGGGCCTGAACGTGGCGAACGTGGTCTACGAGAAGCTCTTCGGCAACCGGGACGTGAACATCAATTGCGCGGCCGCGGACTTCGTGGTGACGAACGGCGTGCTGGATTCGCGCGTCTTCGCGCTCGATACGGACGATGCGGTGATCAACGTGGACGGCACCATCAACCTGAAGACCGAGGACATGGATCTGGGCATCCATCCGCACACGAAGGGATTCCGCGTTTTCTCGCTGCGCTCGCCGTTGTACGTGAAGGGCACGTTCAAGGAGCCGAAGGTCGGCGTGAATGTGGGCGCGCTCGCGGTGCGCGGAGGCGCGGCGGTGGGGCTCGGACTGATCAACCCGTTCGCGGCGCTGATTCCGCTCATCGCGCCGAGCAACAACAAGCCGCTGCCGTGCGGGCAGATGCTCGCCGACATCCAGAAGCCGCCGACCGCGCCGCCGGCGGGGCAGAAGGCGAAGGCGAAGGCTGCGCCGGCGTATATGTCGTCGGGCGCGGCGGCCGCGGGTGCCGCCGACAAGGCGCCGAAGAAGCCGGCGGTGCCGGGGGCGGCAAGTGCGGGGCAGTATCGGGGGAGTTGA
- a CDS encoding ATP-binding cassette domain-containing protein, producing the protein MANDRPLVAAKGVARRDALRGTVLLHPADFTLRAGERVAITGPSGSGKSVFLRTLALLDPCEAGVVTWRGERIERAGIPAYRRRVAYIAQRPAMLDGTVEDNLRYPYTLKTYRDARFDRDAGARLAHAAGRSADFLDKLASELSGGEAQIAAFVRVLQLAPDVLLLDEPTASLDPASVRAIEALVGAWFDGGDHSDGAQARACIWVSHDPEQARRVATRHLAMSAGTLTETAEAA; encoded by the coding sequence ATGGCTAACGACAGACCGCTCGTGGCGGCCAAGGGCGTCGCGCGCCGCGATGCGCTGCGCGGCACGGTACTGCTGCATCCCGCCGATTTCACGCTGCGCGCGGGCGAACGCGTCGCCATCACCGGGCCCTCGGGGTCGGGAAAGAGCGTGTTCCTGCGCACGCTCGCGCTGCTCGATCCGTGCGAAGCGGGCGTCGTCACGTGGCGCGGCGAGCGCATAGAACGCGCGGGCATTCCGGCGTATCGGCGGCGCGTGGCCTATATCGCGCAGCGGCCCGCCATGCTCGACGGCACCGTCGAGGACAACCTGCGCTATCCGTACACGCTGAAGACCTATCGTGATGCGCGTTTCGATCGCGACGCCGGCGCGCGGCTCGCGCACGCAGCCGGTCGCAGCGCGGATTTCCTCGACAAGCTCGCAAGCGAGTTGTCGGGCGGCGAAGCGCAGATCGCGGCGTTCGTGCGGGTGCTTCAACTCGCCCCCGACGTGCTGCTGCTCGATGAACCGACCGCCTCGCTCGATCCCGCGTCCGTGCGCGCGATCGAAGCGCTCGTCGGCGCATGGTTCGACGGGGGCGACCATTCGGACGGCGCGCAAGCGCGCGCGTGCATCTGGGTATCGCATGATCCGGAGCAGGCGCGCCGCGTCGCCACGCGCCATCTCGCGATGTCGGCGGGCACGCTTACCGAAACCGCGGAGGCCGCGTGA
- the fetB gene encoding iron export ABC transporter permease subunit FetB: MNGFQDLSLVDIGLAAALIVVNGALSVALDLGLERRLLIAAVRTVVQLLFIGYVLGWVFAFSRWYVVLPLMVLMTVIAGLAASGRGRRTYAGQHVDSIVSIWGSSWLIGAFGLFVVIRIHPWYEPQYTIPILGMVLGNTLTGVSLGIERMTEELTAGRGAVEMSLALGATRWEAAKGPARQAVRAGMIPTLNQMAVVGLVSLPGMMTGQVLAGQSPLQAVRYQIVIMFLIAAASGLGVVGAVVMTYRRLFSPDHRFNASKLVERKAKKRRA, translated from the coding sequence GTGAACGGTTTCCAAGATCTGAGCCTGGTCGATATCGGGCTCGCGGCGGCGCTCATCGTCGTGAACGGGGCGCTTTCTGTCGCGCTCGACCTCGGGCTGGAGCGGCGGCTTTTGATCGCGGCGGTGCGCACCGTCGTGCAGCTGCTCTTTATCGGCTACGTGCTGGGCTGGGTGTTCGCGTTCAGCCGCTGGTATGTCGTGCTGCCGCTCATGGTTTTGATGACCGTGATTGCGGGGCTCGCGGCGTCCGGTCGCGGGCGGCGCACGTATGCCGGTCAGCACGTGGACAGCATCGTGTCGATCTGGGGCAGTTCGTGGCTCATCGGCGCGTTCGGGCTTTTCGTGGTGATCCGCATTCATCCGTGGTACGAGCCGCAATACACGATTCCGATTCTCGGCATGGTGCTCGGCAATACGCTGACGGGCGTGTCGCTCGGCATCGAACGCATGACGGAAGAGCTGACCGCTGGACGCGGGGCGGTCGAGATGTCGCTCGCGCTCGGCGCGACGCGCTGGGAAGCGGCCAAAGGGCCCGCGCGCCAGGCAGTGCGCGCGGGCATGATTCCGACGCTCAACCAGATGGCCGTGGTCGGTCTCGTGAGCCTGCCCGGCATGATGACCGGGCAAGTGCTGGCGGGGCAGTCGCCGTTGCAGGCGGTGCGCTATCAGATCGTCATCATGTTCCTGATCGCGGCGGCGTCGGGGCTGGGCGTCGTCGGCGCGGTCGTGATGACGTACCGGCGGCTCTTCTCGCCGGACCACCGCTTCAATGCGTCGAAGCTCGTCGAGCGCAAGGCGAAGAAGCGCCGCGCGTGA
- a CDS encoding VOC family protein produces the protein MQKISPCLWFEADNAQEAVDFYLTVFDNARIVETMRHTEASPGPAGSVLAVLFELDGEEFMAINGGSQFKFTPAISLFVNCESQEEIDRYWDKLLDGGQALACGWVTDRFGVTWQIAPSRLRSMLQDPDPAKANRTMQAMMNMIKLDIAALERAYRGQ, from the coding sequence ATGCAGAAGATTTCGCCCTGTCTGTGGTTCGAGGCCGACAATGCGCAGGAGGCCGTCGACTTCTACCTCACCGTGTTCGACAACGCGCGCATCGTCGAAACCATGCGCCATACCGAAGCCAGCCCCGGCCCCGCGGGCAGCGTCCTTGCCGTGCTGTTCGAGCTCGACGGCGAAGAGTTCATGGCGATCAACGGCGGCTCGCAGTTCAAGTTCACGCCCGCCATTTCGCTGTTCGTGAACTGCGAGAGCCAGGAGGAGATCGACCGGTACTGGGACAAGCTGCTCGACGGCGGGCAGGCGCTCGCGTGCGGCTGGGTGACGGACCGCTTCGGCGTGACGTGGCAGATTGCGCCGTCGCGGCTGCGCTCGATGCTTCAGGACCCCGACCCCGCCAAAGCCAACCGCACCATGCAGGCGATGATGAACATGATCAAGCTGGACATCGCGGCGCTGGAGCGCGCTTACCGGGGCCAGTGA
- a CDS encoding VOC family protein: MSHSPVKAIPEGMHSLTPHLVCAGAAEAIEFYKRAFGAVEIGRLPGDDGKLMHAMVKIGDSMLMLVDEHPDFGMLGAKSLKGSPVTIHLYVEDVDATVKQAEAAGARVTMPVADMFWGDRYGRLEDPFGHQWSVATHKRDVSPAEMQQGKCAPRE; encoded by the coding sequence ATGTCGCACAGTCCCGTCAAAGCCATTCCCGAAGGCATGCACTCGCTCACGCCGCACCTCGTCTGTGCGGGCGCAGCCGAGGCCATCGAGTTCTACAAGCGCGCGTTCGGCGCCGTCGAGATCGGACGCCTTCCCGGCGACGACGGCAAGCTCATGCACGCGATGGTCAAGATCGGCGATTCCATGCTGATGCTCGTCGACGAGCACCCGGACTTCGGCATGCTCGGCGCGAAGTCGCTGAAGGGCTCGCCCGTCACCATCCATCTGTACGTGGAAGATGTCGACGCCACGGTGAAGCAGGCCGAAGCCGCCGGCGCGCGCGTCACGATGCCCGTGGCCGACATGTTCTGGGGCGACCGCTACGGGCGTCTGGAAGACCCGTTCGGGCATCAGTGGTCGGTCGCCACGCACAAGCGCGATGTGAGTCCCGCCGAGATGCAGCAGGGCAAGTGCGCGCCCCGCGAATGA
- a CDS encoding response regulator has translation MQPLHLLLVEDNALDAELTIAQLERADYIVDATIVYDSASFIAALDSQRFDVILADFVMPTFSGIEALSIASERTPDTPFIFVSGLLGEEHAVDMLKRGATDYVLKQRLQRLPAVVRRAMRESAEREQRIAVERALRETETHFRLLIDALKDYAVITLDPEGRIRTWNAASERILGFPAQDVLGQSASIFYSQEDREAGVYDNELDTARREGSASDDRWLWRKDGHSFFASGVTTAIRTEHDELIGFSKIVRDATDAHMAADALRLAKDQAESANRAKDHFLAVLSHELRTPLTPILAAVRLLEIKHPLPPDAHPTLDLIRRNVELEARLIDDLLDLTSIARGKLSLNFANVALDTLLTSAVDMSEADLRAKQLTLETRFEAERFVVLGDAARLQQIIWNLMKNAVKFTPAGGRIEVRTWNPDDRTIAVSVTDSGIGISAEALPRIFSAFEQADDSITRSFGGLGLGLAIASTLAQKHGGTLSAHSDGRDMGARFTLTLPLARVQPTHEAAPLPEAARHENGRALRVLLVEDNEQTSSAMAEVLEMLGHDVAVATTVAAALERAKGAPFDLLVSDIGLPDGSGLDIARAWRALQPDKPSVAITGYGMDEDIRRCREAGFRDHLTKPVNFSRLEALIRSLAEQLSQ, from the coding sequence ATGCAGCCCCTGCATCTGCTTCTCGTCGAAGACAACGCACTCGATGCGGAACTGACGATCGCCCAGCTCGAACGCGCCGACTACATCGTGGACGCGACCATCGTCTACGACTCCGCGAGCTTCATCGCCGCGCTCGACAGCCAGCGCTTCGACGTGATTCTCGCCGACTTCGTGATGCCGACGTTCTCCGGCATCGAGGCGCTGTCCATTGCGAGCGAGCGCACGCCGGACACGCCGTTCATCTTCGTGTCGGGTCTGCTCGGCGAAGAACACGCCGTCGACATGCTCAAGCGCGGCGCGACCGATTACGTGCTCAAACAGCGTCTGCAACGCCTGCCTGCGGTGGTGCGCCGCGCGATGCGCGAAAGCGCGGAACGCGAGCAACGCATCGCGGTGGAGCGGGCGCTGCGCGAGACCGAAACGCATTTTCGCCTGCTGATCGACGCGCTGAAGGATTACGCGGTCATCACGCTCGATCCCGAAGGCCGCATCCGCACGTGGAACGCGGCGTCCGAGCGGATTCTGGGCTTTCCGGCGCAGGACGTGCTCGGGCAGAGCGCGAGCATCTTCTATAGCCAGGAAGACCGCGAAGCCGGCGTGTACGACAACGAACTGGACACGGCGCGGCGAGAAGGCAGTGCGAGCGACGATCGCTGGCTGTGGCGCAAGGACGGGCACTCGTTCTTCGCATCCGGCGTGACGACCGCGATTCGCACCGAGCATGACGAGCTGATCGGTTTCTCGAAGATCGTGCGCGACGCGACCGACGCGCACATGGCCGCCGACGCGCTGCGGCTCGCGAAGGATCAGGCGGAATCCGCGAACCGCGCGAAGGACCATTTTCTGGCGGTGCTCTCGCATGAACTGCGCACGCCGCTCACGCCCATTCTGGCGGCCGTGCGGCTGCTCGAAATCAAGCATCCGCTGCCGCCCGACGCGCACCCGACGCTCGATCTCATCCGCCGCAACGTGGAACTGGAAGCGCGGCTGATCGACGATCTGCTCGATCTCACGAGCATCGCGCGCGGCAAGCTGAGTCTGAACTTCGCGAACGTCGCGCTCGATACGCTGCTCACGAGCGCGGTCGATATGTCGGAGGCCGATCTGCGCGCGAAGCAGCTCACGCTCGAAACGCGGTTCGAGGCGGAGCGTTTCGTCGTGCTCGGCGATGCCGCGCGGCTTCAGCAGATCATCTGGAACTTGATGAAGAACGCGGTCAAGTTCACGCCGGCAGGCGGGCGTATCGAAGTGCGCACGTGGAACCCGGACGACCGGACCATTGCGGTGTCGGTGACGGACAGCGGCATCGGCATCAGCGCCGAGGCGTTGCCGCGCATCTTCTCGGCGTTCGAACAGGCCGACGATTCCATCACGCGCTCTTTCGGCGGATTGGGCCTCGGTCTTGCCATCGCGAGCACGCTCGCGCAGAAGCACGGCGGCACGCTCTCGGCGCATAGCGACGGCCGCGACATGGGCGCGCGTTTCACGCTGACGCTGCCGCTCGCGCGCGTGCAGCCCACGCACGAAGCCGCGCCGCTGCCGGAAGCCGCGCGCCACGAGAACGGCCGCGCGTTGCGCGTGCTGCTCGTCGAAGACAACGAGCAGACGTCGTCGGCCATGGCGGAAGTGCTGGAGATGCTCGGCCACGATGTCGCGGTCGCCACGACCGTCGCGGCGGCGCTCGAGCGCGCAAAGGGCGCGCCGTTCGACTTGCTGGTGAGCGATATCGGCTTGCCGGATGGCAGCGGTCTCGATATCGCGCGCGCATGGCGCGCACTTCAGCCGGACAAGCCTTCGGTCGCCATCACGGGATACGGCATGGACGAGGACATCCGCCGCTGCCGCGAGGCAGGTTTTCGCGATCATCTGACGAAGCCCGTCAACTTCTCGCGGCTCGAAGCGCTGATTCGCTCGCTCGCGGAACAGCTTTCGCAGTAG
- a CDS encoding response regulator: MLKPILLVEDNPNDLELTLVALDKSQLANEVIVARDGQEAIDYLTCEGQWKERAPGNPAVILLDLKLPKIDGLEVLDMVRSNAGLKSIPVVMLTSSREEQDLVRSYELGVNAYVVKPVEFAEFVEAISDLGVFWAVLNEPPPGSTRFRRPSAGQ; this comes from the coding sequence TCGAGCTTACCCTCGTCGCGCTGGACAAGAGCCAGCTCGCCAACGAAGTGATTGTTGCGCGCGACGGTCAGGAAGCCATCGACTATCTCACGTGCGAGGGCCAGTGGAAGGAACGCGCGCCGGGCAATCCGGCTGTCATTCTGCTCGATCTGAAGCTGCCGAAAATCGACGGCCTCGAAGTGCTCGACATGGTGCGGTCGAACGCCGGGCTCAAGAGCATTCCGGTCGTCATGCTGACGTCTTCGCGCGAGGAGCAGGATCTCGTGCGCAGCTACGAACTCGGCGTGAACGCCTATGTGGTGAAGCCGGTGGAATTCGCGGAATTCGTCGAGGCCATCAGCGATCTCGGCGTTTTCTGGGCCGTGCTGAACGAGCCGCCGCCGGGCTCCACGCGGTTTCGTCGTCCGTCGGCGGGGCAGTGA